Below is a genomic region from Deltaproteobacteria bacterium.
ACAATGATCGCCCAGCAGACAATTGACATCGAGATCAGGATCAGCAAGGTCAGTTTGACAACAGGATCTGATCCCCAGAAGATTTGGAAGAGGTGGCCGTTACCGTTTGCAGCGTGTGCGGTGGAAAACATGGGGCAAAAGGTATCAAGGTCGTTTCATAGATTCAATTAAAATTCTGGCCACCTCGGGGCGTGAGAATTCCTGAGGGGGCAATTCCCCCTTCGCGAGCATCTCCCGGACCTTGGTGCCTGACAAGATCACACGACTTTCAGCGCCATGCGGGCAGGTCTTGTTTGAGGCCATCTCTTCGCATTTATGACAGAAGAAGGAATGGTCGAAAAAGAGTGGGGTGATCCCGATCTCTTCGGGCTTGAATTCATCGAAGATAAAATGGGCATCAAAAGTTCCGTAATAGTTTCCGACGCCGGCATGATCGCGGCCAACGATAAAATGGGTGCAGCCATAGTTTTTCCGGATCAGGGCATGAAAAATCGCCTCGCGAGGACCGGCATAGCGCATCGCCGCCGGGTTGACCGAGAGAACGACCCGATCTTTCGGGTAATAATTTTCGATCAATACCTCGTAGCATCGCATCCGGACATCGGCGGGGATGTCATCTCCCTTCGTTTCGCCGACGATCGGATGGATCAAGAGTCCGTCGCAAATCTCAAGGGCCGATTTGGTGAGATATTCGTGGGCGCGGTGGATCGGATTTCGGGTCTGAAACGCGACGATCCGCCGCCATTTCTTTCCGGCAAATAGAGTGCGGAGTTCCGCCGGGTCTTTTCGGGAGTCAAGGAAATCGGAATAAGAAACCCGGTTTAGGACCTCGACCTTTCCCCCCAGACAGATCTCCCCTTCCTTCTTAATAGCAGCGACACCGGGGTGGGCCGTGTCGGTCGTTTTGTAGACCTTTTCCGCTTCGAGGTCGCGCTGGGCATTATATTTTTCTTCGAGGTGGAGGATGGCGAGTAGGGGCGACCGGCCGGTCGCCCCTACAAGCGCCACACCATTTCCAATTTTAATTTTTTTTGCCTCTTCCTCCGTTACCGCCAGCGTAATCGGAATTGTCCACGGCAGTCCGTTTG
It encodes:
- the sat gene encoding sulfate adenylyltransferase, with the translated sequence MTSSITPHGGKLINRLLGASEQEKKLELARSLPKITLSARQQSDLDMIACGALSPLEGFMGEKDYLSVINTMRLTNGLPWTIPITLAVTEEEAKKIKIGNGVALVGATGRSPLLAILHLEEKYNAQRDLEAEKVYKTTDTAHPGVAAIKKEGEICLGGKVEVLNRVSYSDFLDSRKDPAELRTLFAGKKWRRIVAFQTRNPIHRAHEYLTKSALEICDGLLIHPIVGETKGDDIPADVRMRCYEVLIENYYPKDRVVLSVNPAAMRYAGPREAIFHALIRKNYGCTHFIVGRDHAGVGNYYGTFDAHFIFDEFKPEEIGITPLFFDHSFFCHKCEEMASNKTCPHGAESRVILSGTKVREMLAKGELPPQEFSRPEVARILIESMKRP